Proteins from a genomic interval of Gavia stellata isolate bGavSte3 chromosome 13, bGavSte3.hap2, whole genome shotgun sequence:
- the HDC gene encoding histidine decarboxylase isoform X1, with amino-acid sequence MEPEEYRRRGKEMVDYICQYLRDVRERRVTPDVQPGYMRAQLPDSAPMDPDSWDDIFGDIEKIIMPGVVHWQSPHMHAYFPALTSWPSLLGDMLADAINCLGFTWASSPACTELEMNVMDWLAKMLGLPDKFLHHHPDSVGGGVLQSTVSESTLVALLAARKNKILEMKLSEPDTDESSLNSRLIAYASDQAHSSVEKAGLISLVKMKFLPVDENFSLRGETLKKAIAEDRKKGLVPVFVCATLGTTGVCAFDNLSELGPICDDEGLWLHIDAAYAGTAFVCPEFRLFLDGIEYADSFTFNPSKWMMVHFDCTGFWVKDKYKLHQTFSVNPVYLRHPNSGAAVDFMHWQIPLSRRFRSLKLWFVIRSFGVKKLQAHVRHGTEMAKFFESLVRSDPLFEIPAKRHLGLVVFRLKGPNWLTEKLLKELSSSGRLFLIPATIRDKFIIRFTVTSQFTTREDILQDWNIIQHTAAQIISQNYGLQCINSGDGARIPHMIVKPSSDAISSASQLYLDGGKYKTPSRKIVVQPKKLSVSPSTCVISQQVKDQGDPLDDCFPEDVQDVTKHKLTSFLFSYLSVQGKKKTGRSLSCNSVPMTGSLEQCNPKAAATDKKESHANARILSRLPEEVMMLKKSAFKKLIKFYSVPSFPECSIQCGLQLPCCPLQAIV; translated from the exons ATGGAGCCTGAGGAGTACAGACGGAGAG GGAAAGAGATGGTGGATTACATTTGCCAGTACCTGAGAGATGTGAGAGAGAGACGGGTGACTCCTGATGTACAGCCAGGTTACATGAGAGCCCAGTTGCCGGATTCTGCCCCAATGGACCCAGACAGCTGGGACGACATCTTTGGAGATATAGAGAAGATTATTATGCCTgga GTAGTCCATTGGCAAAGCCCACACATGCATGCCTACTTTCCAGCTCTTACTTCCTGGCCTTCACTCCTTGGAGATATGTTGGCTGATGCAATTAACTGTTTGGGATTCACatgg GCCTCCAGTCCAGCCTGTACAGAACTGGAAATGAATGTGATGGATTGGTTGGCTAAAATGCTGGGCCTTCCAGATAAATTCCTGCACCACCATCCTGACAGTGTGGGCGGAGGAGTATTACAG AGCACTGTGAGTGAATCAACCTTGGTTGCACTGCTagcagcaaggaaaaacaaaattctggAGATGAAGCTTTCTGAGCCAGACACTGATGAGTCCTCGCTCAATTCTCGCCTCATCGCTTACGCGTCTGATCAA gcgCATTCTTCTGTAGAAAAGGCTGGCTTGATTTCTCTTGTGAAGATGAAATTTCTGCCTGTGGATGAGAACTTTTCCCTCAGAGGTGAAACTTTGAAGAAAGCCAttgcagaagacagaaagaaaggcCTGGTGCCAGTCTTT gTTTGTGCAACCTTGGGTACAACTGGTGTCTGTGCTTTTGACAATCTCTCAGAACTGGGTCCAATTT GTGATGATGAGGGACTCTGGCTTCATATTGATGCTGCATATGCAGGAACAGCATTTGTATGTCCTGAATTTCGATTGTTCTTGGATGGAATTGAATATGCAGATTCCTTTACTTTTAACCCTTCTAAATGGATGATGGTTCATTTTGACTGCACTGGATTTTG GGTTAAGGATAAATACAAGTTACATCAAACCTTCAGTGTTAACCCTGTCTACCTCAGGCATCCCAACTCAGGAGCTGCTGTTGATTTCATG CACTGGCAAATTCCACTGAGTCGTCGATTTCGTTCTTTGAAGTTGTGGTTTGTGATTCGTTCATTCGGGGTGAAAAAGCTTCAAGCTCATGTCCGACAT GGTACTGAAATGGCCAAATTCTTTGAATCATTGGTTAGAAGTGATCCACTCTTTGAAATTCCTGCCAAGAGACATCTTGGGCTAGTTGTATTTCGTCTAAAG GGTCCCAACTGGCTGACAGAAAAGCTCCTGAAAGAACTAAGCAGTTCTGGCAGGCTCTTCCTTATTCCAGCAACCATTCGTGACAAGTTCATAATTCGCTTTACTGTAACATCTCAGTTCACAACCAGGGAAGATATTCTGCAAGACTGGAACATCATTCAACACACTGCAGCCCAAATCATTAGCCAGAATTATGGGTTGCAGTGCATCAATTCTGGTGATGGGGCAAGAATCCCTCATATGATAGTTAAGCCTAGTTCTGATGCCATTAGTAGTGCTTCTCAGCTTTATCTAGATGgaggaaaatacaaaacaccTTCCAGAAAAATAGTAGTTCAGCCTAAGAAATTATCAGTGAGTCCCAGTACGTGCGTGATTAGTCAACAAGTGAAAGATCAAGGGGATCCTCTAGATGACTGTTTTCCAGAAGATGTCCAAGACGTTACCAAACATAAGTTAACCTCTTTTTTATTCAGCTACTTATCTGTTCAAGGCAAGAAAAAGACAGGACGTTCCCTTAGCTGCAACAGTGTGCCAATGACTGGCAGTCTTGAGCAATgtaaccccaaagcagcagccactgaCAAGAAGGAGTCTCATGCAAATGCCAGAATTCTTTCCAGGCTGCCTGAAGAGGTGATGATGCTCAAAAAAAGTGCCTTCAAAAAACTAATTAAGTTCTACAGTGTCCCAAGCTTTCCAGAGTGTAGCATTCAGTGTGGCCTTCAGCTGCCTTGTTGTCCTCTGCAAGCCATTGTTTAG
- the HDC gene encoding histidine decarboxylase isoform X2: MEPEEYRRRGKEMVDYICQYLRDVRERRVTPDVQPGYMRAQLPDSAPMDPDSWDDIFGDIEKIIMPGVVHWQSPHMHAYFPALTSWPSLLGDMLADAINCLGFTWASSPACTELEMNVMDWLAKMLGLPDKFLHHHPDSVGGGVLQSTVSESTLVALLAARKNKILEMKLSEPDTDESSLNSRLIAYASDQAHSSVEKAGLISLVKMKFLPVDENFSLRGETLKKAIAEDRKKGLVPVFVCATLGTTGVCAFDNLSELGPICDDEGLWLHIDAAYAGTAFVCPEFRLFLDGIEYADSFTFNPSKWMMVHFDCTGFWVKDKYKLHQTFSVNPVYLRHPNSGAAVDFMGTEMAKFFESLVRSDPLFEIPAKRHLGLVVFRLKGPNWLTEKLLKELSSSGRLFLIPATIRDKFIIRFTVTSQFTTREDILQDWNIIQHTAAQIISQNYGLQCINSGDGARIPHMIVKPSSDAISSASQLYLDGGKYKTPSRKIVVQPKKLSVSPSTCVISQQVKDQGDPLDDCFPEDVQDVTKHKLTSFLFSYLSVQGKKKTGRSLSCNSVPMTGSLEQCNPKAAATDKKESHANARILSRLPEEVMMLKKSAFKKLIKFYSVPSFPECSIQCGLQLPCCPLQAIV, encoded by the exons ATGGAGCCTGAGGAGTACAGACGGAGAG GGAAAGAGATGGTGGATTACATTTGCCAGTACCTGAGAGATGTGAGAGAGAGACGGGTGACTCCTGATGTACAGCCAGGTTACATGAGAGCCCAGTTGCCGGATTCTGCCCCAATGGACCCAGACAGCTGGGACGACATCTTTGGAGATATAGAGAAGATTATTATGCCTgga GTAGTCCATTGGCAAAGCCCACACATGCATGCCTACTTTCCAGCTCTTACTTCCTGGCCTTCACTCCTTGGAGATATGTTGGCTGATGCAATTAACTGTTTGGGATTCACatgg GCCTCCAGTCCAGCCTGTACAGAACTGGAAATGAATGTGATGGATTGGTTGGCTAAAATGCTGGGCCTTCCAGATAAATTCCTGCACCACCATCCTGACAGTGTGGGCGGAGGAGTATTACAG AGCACTGTGAGTGAATCAACCTTGGTTGCACTGCTagcagcaaggaaaaacaaaattctggAGATGAAGCTTTCTGAGCCAGACACTGATGAGTCCTCGCTCAATTCTCGCCTCATCGCTTACGCGTCTGATCAA gcgCATTCTTCTGTAGAAAAGGCTGGCTTGATTTCTCTTGTGAAGATGAAATTTCTGCCTGTGGATGAGAACTTTTCCCTCAGAGGTGAAACTTTGAAGAAAGCCAttgcagaagacagaaagaaaggcCTGGTGCCAGTCTTT gTTTGTGCAACCTTGGGTACAACTGGTGTCTGTGCTTTTGACAATCTCTCAGAACTGGGTCCAATTT GTGATGATGAGGGACTCTGGCTTCATATTGATGCTGCATATGCAGGAACAGCATTTGTATGTCCTGAATTTCGATTGTTCTTGGATGGAATTGAATATGCAGATTCCTTTACTTTTAACCCTTCTAAATGGATGATGGTTCATTTTGACTGCACTGGATTTTG GGTTAAGGATAAATACAAGTTACATCAAACCTTCAGTGTTAACCCTGTCTACCTCAGGCATCCCAACTCAGGAGCTGCTGTTGATTTCATG GGTACTGAAATGGCCAAATTCTTTGAATCATTGGTTAGAAGTGATCCACTCTTTGAAATTCCTGCCAAGAGACATCTTGGGCTAGTTGTATTTCGTCTAAAG GGTCCCAACTGGCTGACAGAAAAGCTCCTGAAAGAACTAAGCAGTTCTGGCAGGCTCTTCCTTATTCCAGCAACCATTCGTGACAAGTTCATAATTCGCTTTACTGTAACATCTCAGTTCACAACCAGGGAAGATATTCTGCAAGACTGGAACATCATTCAACACACTGCAGCCCAAATCATTAGCCAGAATTATGGGTTGCAGTGCATCAATTCTGGTGATGGGGCAAGAATCCCTCATATGATAGTTAAGCCTAGTTCTGATGCCATTAGTAGTGCTTCTCAGCTTTATCTAGATGgaggaaaatacaaaacaccTTCCAGAAAAATAGTAGTTCAGCCTAAGAAATTATCAGTGAGTCCCAGTACGTGCGTGATTAGTCAACAAGTGAAAGATCAAGGGGATCCTCTAGATGACTGTTTTCCAGAAGATGTCCAAGACGTTACCAAACATAAGTTAACCTCTTTTTTATTCAGCTACTTATCTGTTCAAGGCAAGAAAAAGACAGGACGTTCCCTTAGCTGCAACAGTGTGCCAATGACTGGCAGTCTTGAGCAATgtaaccccaaagcagcagccactgaCAAGAAGGAGTCTCATGCAAATGCCAGAATTCTTTCCAGGCTGCCTGAAGAGGTGATGATGCTCAAAAAAAGTGCCTTCAAAAAACTAATTAAGTTCTACAGTGTCCCAAGCTTTCCAGAGTGTAGCATTCAGTGTGGCCTTCAGCTGCCTTGTTGTCCTCTGCAAGCCATTGTTTAG